From the genome of Scytonema hofmannii PCC 7110, one region includes:
- a CDS encoding methyltransferase: MSNLTDSHLKAIMSSYDFSPFKTVVDVGGGQGSLLITILKTYPELGLLKKLSLATLEATQLAKW; the protein is encoded by the coding sequence ATGTCTAATCTCACTGATTCTCATTTAAAAGCGATTATGTCAAGTTATGACTTTTCACCATTTAAAACAGTGGTGGATGTTGGCGGTGGTCAGGGCAGTCTATTAATAACTATTCTCAAAACTTATCCAGAACTTGGCTTGCTGAAAAAGTTGAGCCTAGCGACTCTAGAAGCCACACAGCTAGCAAAATGGTAG
- a CDS encoding type II toxin-antitoxin system RelE/ParE family toxin, whose translation MYELRYLEQAKTDLLRIKRYIAKESGSNDVALQYTKKLRQQCQKLAELPGTMGRARPELMEGVRSFPHGNYVILFRYIDSVLEIISIIEGHRDIEELFRQ comes from the coding sequence ATGTATGAATTACGTTACCTGGAGCAGGCTAAAACCGACCTTCTTCGCATAAAACGCTACATTGCCAAAGAAAGCGGCAGCAATGACGTGGCGCTTCAATACACCAAGAAACTACGGCAACAATGCCAGAAACTGGCCGAACTACCCGGCACGATGGGCAGGGCAAGACCCGAATTAATGGAAGGCGTGCGAAGCTTCCCGCATGGGAACTATGTCATTCTGTTCAGGTATATCGATTCCGTGCTGGAAATTATTTCGATTATTGAGGGACACAGGGATATAGAAGAACTATTCCGGCAATAA
- a CDS encoding type II toxin-antitoxin system ParD family antitoxin: MAGSYSLGEHFDNFIKAQVASGRYNNESEVIRDALRQAELREMKLTVLREHLTKAIAQGGNYTDDDIAAILAADV; encoded by the coding sequence ATGGCAGGAAGTTACTCACTAGGGGAACATTTCGACAATTTCATCAAGGCCCAGGTTGCCTCTGGACGCTACAACAACGAGAGCGAAGTGATACGGGATGCCTTGAGACAGGCAGAACTACGAGAGATGAAATTAACGGTTCTGCGTGAGCACCTGACGAAGGCCATCGCCCAAGGGGGAAACTATACCGATGATGACATTGCCGCCATTCTGGCCGCAGATGTGTAA